AAGGCGCCGAGAGCGCCTTCGCGGTCAGCGTGATCCACCTCGCGCTCGACGACATCCCGTTCACCGACGGTCTCGTCGACGAGCTCGACACCGATGGCGACGGTGTCCTGGGCGCGAACGAGGCGGCCCAGATCCTCGATCCGCTGTACTTCGACCAGATCAAGTTCGAGACCGACCGCGAGTTGGCGCTCATGGTGTCCTACGCGCGACGCTTCGACGACTGGCAACTCGGGGGCAACGTCAAGCTCATCCGGCAGAGCGTGGGTGACTTCAGCAGCTTCGGGATCGGCGTCGACCTCGGCGCCCTGCGCCGGGACTGGTGGCGTTCCCTCGACGTCGGCGTGAAGCTCCAGGACGCCACGTCGACCTATCTGAGCTGGGACACCGGCCGCAACGAGACCATCGCTCCGGTGCTGGTGCCCGGCGTGTCGTACGACTGGACCTTCCCCGCGTGGAGGCTGGGCGTCGAGGCGGCGGGAGCCCTGGAGATCCACTTCGACGGTCGGGGCAACAGCGTGGACCAGTTCGGCTACCAGGAGTGGGGAAGCTTCTTCGAAGACGTCTCCAGCAACCTGTTCCTGGGGCTCGAGACCACGTTCAGCGAGCGGGCCCATCTGCGCTTCGGTAGCCACGGTGGCTTCGATTCGGAGGAACTGACCTTCGGGGCGGGCATCGAGCTCGGACAGTTCCGCGTGGACTACGCCCGCGCGGGCGACGTACTCGACATCGACGAGAACACGCACCGCGTGAGCCTCTCGGTCGACTTCTGAGCCGTCGAGTTCAGCGGTTCCGGGGCCGCCAGACCGACACCCGGTCGCCCGGGTGCAGGATCGCGCGGGGTTCGAGGTCGTTCCACGCGAGCAGCGCCGCGACGTCGACTCCGTAGATCCGTCCGATCGCGGTGAGCGTCTCGCCCGCACGCACCAGGTGTTCGGTCTTCTCGTGTGTGTCCTCGTCGATCACGAAGGGGTCGAGGGCCTCGAAGTCCTCGTCGACGTGCAGGACCAGGGTCTGTCCGACCCGGATCCGGCTGCCACGCAGACCGTTCAGGGATCGGATCGAGCGGATGCTCACGCCATGGCGCTCGGCGATCGCGCTCAGCGTGTCGCCGGAGCGGACCCGGTAGCGGAGCGTCTCGCGCCCGGCGGGCGGCTTCGCCGAGTCGGCGGCCGCCGACGGCGGGTCTGCCGCCGCCACGCGCACCCCGCGCGGGTAGGGAATGGTGAGCACGCGTCCGGCGCGGACCCGACGGGCGTCGGTGATCCCGTTGAGGTCCATGATCGCCCGGGTCGACGTGCGATACCGACGCGCCAGGGCACCGAGCGTCTCTCCGCGGGCCATGCGGTGTTTGCGCCAGGTGATCCGCTGGTCCTGCGGGATCCGGTTCACGGCTTCGAGCGTCGCCTCGCCCCGGCCCTCGGGCACCCGGATCGAGTAGGAATCGAGGTTCGGGGGCGTGCACCCGGCGATCAACTGGGGATTCAATCGTTCGAGTTCGCGCACGCCGAACCCACCGGACCGTGCGATCTGGTCCAGGCTGAAGGTGTCGTCGAGTTCGATCGTGTCGTAACGGAGTGAATCCACCGCGACCGGTCGGAAGCCGTACGCGGCCGGATCGACGGCGATGCGAGCGGCGGCGATGAACTTCGGCACGTACTGCCGGGTCTCGCGCGGCAGCCGGAGCTCCCAGTAGTCGGGGTCGCCCTGCAGCCCGATCGCGCGCTGGATGCGGTACTCGCCCGCGTTGTAGG
The sequence above is a segment of the Candidatus Krumholzibacteriia bacterium genome. Coding sequences within it:
- a CDS encoding PorV/PorQ family protein, translating into MIRFDSVRRGTIGLALLLLASADAQAAKFAGSFMADGGGARALGMGSAFVAVANDASATFWNPAGLLDVPGRQLLIMHSERFGDLIDRDFGSYVHPLGGAEGAESAFAVSVIHLALDDIPFTDGLVDELDTDGDGVLGANEAAQILDPLYFDQIKFETDRELALMVSYARRFDDWQLGGNVKLIRQSVGDFSSFGIGVDLGALRRDWWRSLDVGVKLQDATSTYLSWDTGRNETIAPVLVPGVSYDWTFPAWRLGVEAAGALEIHFDGRGNSVDQFGYQEWGSFFEDVSSNLFLGLETTFSERAHLRFGSHGGFDSEELTFGAGIELGQFRVDYARAGDVLDIDENTHRVSLSVDF
- a CDS encoding LysM peptidoglycan-binding domain-containing protein, translated to MLIGLLSGLAACSSSGPATPPPQDDPLAHAVALEPADTVVAPEPEPAPAPPVDETLLAKILRSHPSLAELEDLWVAGGTHYARGEFDLAEEYFYVLRERLETVQSDQPDSMAVIYLASLDRKLDNFVEILAEERFFAESYAPLNQTLDDVYDSLRTAYEIPDFLIPEVERSTFERELLLVQHPRVDFWVDYFTGRGRSNYQTWLERRARVGSIIETILEEEELPTELLSLAMIESGLTARARSRAAAVGWWQFMRGTAKIRGLQVDEWIDQRRDIELSTRAAARHLKLMYGMFGNWPLALAAYNAGEYRIQRAIGLQGDPDYWELRLPRETRQYVPKFIAAARIAVDPAAYGFRPVAVDSLRYDTIELDDTFSLDQIARSGGFGVRELERLNPQLIAGCTPPNLDSYSIRVPEGRGEATLEAVNRIPQDQRITWRKHRMARGETLGALARRYRTSTRAIMDLNGITDARRVRAGRVLTIPYPRGVRVAAADPPSAAADSAKPPAGRETLRYRVRSGDTLSAIAERHGVSIRSIRSLNGLRGSRIRVGQTLVLHVDEDFEALDPFVIDEDTHEKTEHLVRAGETLTAIGRIYGVDVAALLAWNDLEPRAILHPGDRVSVWRPRNR